In Quercus robur chromosome 11, dhQueRobu3.1, whole genome shotgun sequence, the sequence gcatttttcaaaatcaaacatataAACTCCACCTTGCTTAGCTTCAAACTCAACGATCTgctcaaataataaaaatatttcttcaaCCTTCCTTGCCCAAGTCTCCTAACTGACTGAGCTTTTACATCCGCCAGATTGATCCGTGAATTCTAATGTGATGGCGGTTGCATTTCTCATCAAATAGAATCCATACACAGTGGCCTCTAAAACTCCAAAATTCCAAACCCACCAACTTCCACTTCCTTTCAACCCTAAAAACGTTAGCTAAATTTGGGGTTTTCACTTTTTACTCCATATCCAACAACCCATTTATCCAAATGCCTAAAAGACACATATCATCAACTTGAACAAAACCCATCAAAGCAAATTCACAATACAAATACATCTTATATCAAAGATTTGAACTTTCccttcaaaattattaattttggcAAAACATTTCTCCAATTCAACAAAGAGAAACCAAAGTGTCCCTAGCCATAACAATTACAGTTTGAAGCTAcaaaattcacacaaataagttgatgaagaagaaactTCAATGCAAGCAAAGCAAAACACTCACTCTTATACTGAAATTGGAGAAGctaaaacttgaaaaatttACAGGGATTTCTGGAAATGTAGTTCAAACTTGGCAGAGAATTTGAAGGAATACAGATGGGGTGAATTGGAATTCTGACCTCTTAGGAGATTGAGAAAACAAAACTTTTCTCAGAGAAATAGGAATTGGCAGTGCTGAGATGAATGAAGTCCTTCAGAGAGGAAACAAAAGAGTATTCGTGTATTTGAGCTCTTGCTATGTGTTCATCAGAGATGTTACACTTCTCacttcttagatttttttgctCCCTTGCAAGGAAGAAAAACATCAAATAGAACTGTGTCAAATTCAGACACTACATCTACTGCTATGGATTGGATGTATggtaatattattattgtaactTGAACGTGGCAGTCCAGCAACAATTTATAGAGTATACAATATAGAGGGTGAAACACCCTAAATTCATATCTTCAACATTGGTATCTTGGATTTTTCACACACACAGATGATTGTTGCTAAGGATATCACTTAACCAAAGTAAATCTGACATGTACTTTGGTTAAGTGATATAACTCTTGTTTCCCTCATATGGTTCGGAATATATAACATGTAATAATATTGCCTACAGCAGGGAGAGGATTATCCATAATCAGTAATGCTTATAGAAGAGAATGCAATATTCTAAGTATTTTAACCATTGCTTCAGGAACAAACGTTTTATGGTTttcctttcacttttcttttaatCAAGAAGTACAAGCAAAATGTCCAAACAAACAGTATCTGCATGTCATCAATGGTTAATTCAAAAGATTGAGAAGATAAACCACAATTCAAAAGATTTAGGCAGAAGCAAAACTCACCAATGTATGCAGGCAGATCAGTCTTACTTTATTCTCCCTTTAAATAGTAGCTGAAACAACACAAACACCATTTTGACCTGATTGGTCACCTagaaaatgagggaaaataAGCACCATAAGAAGCTTATTCCTTACACTTACACTTCCCAGTTCCTACTAAGCTCCCATATAAGTTAGCAATAATTAATTTGGGCACCAATCGAATGCAATAACCAGCTCAAATTTCCATTCATTAATGCTTAGAGATTATCATACTAATTGAGATCCAACATTTCTACAATCTGTTTTGTTATATATAATCTCGCAACAAgaacccaaatgaaaaaaaaaacctaaaataatgcATAGAAAAACAGACACTAACAACACAAACCCATTAGTCCTTGTTTGCATGCTAAGAAAAATAACACAATAAAACAACATAACATCACAGAAAACACAAAACCCCACCAACCCATCAGATCCAAAGTAGTTCTTTTTCATCAATATGAAAAGGGTTGTTCCTAAAAGATGTAAAAACTCCCAAAAGCAACCGGCATATTTAAAAGAGCCAAGAGCAACCAAGATATAATCatacaaaatcatcaacaaaaatgCCTAAATCATTGTGTTTAAAACACGGAGGAAGAAGGGTGGTGGTGAACTTGTGAAGGGACAATGAGAGAGTAGGACAATGGATCAAAAGGTTCTGGTCATCACTCCCTCatttcatcatcttcatcttctgcTTTTGCTTCGCTTAGATCAAGATCAGCCAGCAACTCATCTAACGGAATAGAAGGTACGTCATCTCCATCAGCCACAGATGTCATCTCTGATGGCTGGTAGTCTTTATTACGATACAATGATATATTGAACCTCAATTCAGGGTTCTCCTCCAGATCCTTCAAGAACAGTTCATACTCCAAGTTAATCTTTTCTTGATCAGTTCTATTCTTATCATCAACTTCCATGTCAAGGGATTTAAGCTTCCAGGCACGAGGCTTGCCACGCTTCTTCTGACGCTTCTCTTCATAGCTTTTCCTTATAAGAATCACTTCAGGGATGACTAGACCTTTGTGCTTCTCTATCACAATATCATTACTGTTAGCCCCATATAAGTCATAACCAAGGGCAAAATCTCCGGGGTTCAAAAGATGGCCTAGATGTGTTCTTATGTTGAAAATTGAATCATTTCTTCCAAAATCTGACACTCGGGCCACTTGTGCATCAGCTAAAACGTACTTGGAGCCACCAACATTAACTTCAGAAGAAATTATCTCCACATCTAAAACAATATACTCCACCAGCTGCCTGCTTGTGAGTAGGGACTTAAACGGTAACCTCCAATACTGATCAGCATCCAAGTAAGAAATCCTTAAGGTCAACGGGTCAAGCAAAGCAATGCTGTTGGTCACTTTGGTGCAAATCACCAATGGGCCAAGATTTCCCAAACTAGCAGCAACTTTGAGCGGCAAACAGATCAAATCCTCACGACATATTGGGCAGATTTCAACTGAGAATGTATACTTGTAATTATAGTTATTACTCTTTATATCATGGGAAACAAGCTGTTTGTCATTGCGACTCTTCATTGGAGCAACCTTACCAATGAATTCCACAAATTTCACACCATGACTCCGGTTAGAGAAAAAGAAGTCGATACCTTGTTCCATCTGCTTAATCTTTATGGCAGAAGCAGCAGCACCGTGCTTCAAAATTAGCTGctccaaataaaagaaagtacGCCTGTGAGAAACATGCTGGCGTAGTTGCACTACCGCAACCCACTGGTCAGGATTGGCCTGAACTCTTGAACATGATTCACACATGTGCTCTTGCTGAACATATTCAACCACATACGATTGTTCAAGTATTGCTCCATTAAGAACCTCTTTCTGAACTTTCAATTTGACCTTGATCCTCTTTGAATGGGGTTCGGTCCAAATGAATTCCGCATGCACCAATCTTACCTTGTTCAAATTCTTTAGTCTCTTCACACAGAATGTCAACAGCTCTTTTGATTCCAATTGAGCTTTGATCCAAGTTCTTGGTGGCTGCAAGTAGCTGTTGCACTCAGGGCAATGCATTATGATCACATGCTTCTGTAGACCTTCTGTGATGTCAACTTCAGAGCGCAAACACTTTACGCACATATTGGCAGCATTCGGTGCCATTGGAATACCGCATTTGCAACATAAAACAGTGCCAACGGTTTGGGGAACCACAAACATacctgcttcctctgccatggctggtgattgtaccaataaaattttataaaaagtaagTACTTTAAGGTTAAGGAcaagaacaagaaaataaatacataaataaatctGTATAGATCAAGTATGGCTTAGCAATTTAATCACATATGCTTATAAtaagacaaaattaaaatcacatgacaaaaaaaaaaaaaaagggtcttgCTGTATCAGTAACATCGTATAAACAAAgcagaacaaaataaaaatcctaaatttatGCCTCTGTGAATTAATATAGAAGAACACATTTCAGAAAAAGCCATGTTCAAACAAATTacacc encodes:
- the LOC126705313 gene encoding uncharacterized protein LOC126705313 isoform X1, translated to MAEEAGMFVVPQTVGTVLCCKCGIPMAPNAANMCVKCLRSEVDITEGLQKHVIIMHCPECNSYLQPPRTWIKAQLESKELLTFCVKRLKNLNKVRLVHAEFIWTEPHSKRIKVKLKVQKEVLNGAILEQSYVVEYVQQEHMCESCSRVQANPDQWVAVVQLRQHVSHRRTFFYLEQLILKHGAAASAIKIKQMEQGIDFFFSNRSHGVKFVEFIGKVAPMKSRNDKQLVSHDIKSNNYNYKYTFSVEICPICREDLICLPLKVAASLGNLGPLVICTKVTNSIALLDPLTLRISYLDADQYWRLPFKSLLTSRQLVEYIVLDVEIISSEVNVGGSKYVLADAQVARVSDFGRNDSIFNIRTHLGHLLNPGDFALGYDLYGANSNDIVIEKHKGLVIPEVILIRKSYEEKRQKKRGKPRAWKLKSLDMEVDDKNRTDQEKINLEYELFLKDLEENPELRFNISLYRNKDYQPSEMTSVADGDDVPSIPLDELLADLDLSEAKAEDEDDEMRE
- the LOC126705313 gene encoding uncharacterized protein LOC126705313 isoform X2 — its product is MAEEAGMFVVPQTVGTVLCCKCGIPMAPNAANMCVKCLRSEVDITEGLQKHVIIMHCPECNSYLQPPRTWIKAQLESKELLTFCVKRLKNLNKVRLVHAEFIWTEPHSKRIKVKLKVQKEVLNGAILEQSYVVEYVQQEHMCESCSRVQANPDQWVAVVQLRQHVSHRRTFFYLEQLILKHGAAASAIKIKQMEQGIDFFFSNRSHGVKFVEFIGKVAPMKSRNDKQLVSHDIKSNNYNYKYTFSVEICPICREDLICLPLKVAASLGNLGPLVICTKVTNSIALLDPLTLRISYLDADQYWRLPFKSLLTSRQLVEYIVLDVEIISSEVNVGGSKYVLADAQVARVSDFGRNDSIFNIRTHLGHLLNPGDFALGYDLYGANSNDIVIEKHKGPVIPEVILIRKSYEEKRQKKRGKPRAWKLKSLDMEVDDKNITNQEKINSEYEQFL